A single genomic interval of Hevea brasiliensis isolate MT/VB/25A 57/8 chromosome 4, ASM3005281v1, whole genome shotgun sequence harbors:
- the LOC110673004 gene encoding uncharacterized protein LOC110673004 isoform X1 — MARKGNQQRNGVDRHASNHKKKVSDSGHAIPDMKGRGKMNESKVLPGEEIPNGYRPCSLSSDNVKRKNNVGDDNKTKQTSGKFQGKEKQGIDQPQDLGQSVSHSDNSGDCSSCSVENADISKDNGTLPGWDSGVKHAKNGLNYLFNGLHLKTMMENVDFSGNVAFRNLRASTLSILKVAGDWLERHRPLFARVTTNMHNARDYVKLKAERAYPVVLKWLIHFRNIMLLLAMIWLDCTFRGIDSFMRLGTATFFSAIWCSIISVIVMVGMSKFLIALAIAAFVGVFIGLTLGLLVVAISGTVFLWLYGSFWTTIFVIIIGGLAFMLSHERLALLITTVYSVYCAWTYVGWLGLILALYLSFISSDVLIFFLKNNINQRRSSRSPEQSAGVEGQPGFFNSESFHSSFSETSPGLSSDRSPGVPSTSGADAELTSEEEVIRLLNCTDHYSVLGLSRYENVDVSLLKREYRKKAMLVHPDKNMGNEKAAEAFKKLQNAYEVLLDSLKRKAYDDELRREELLNYFRKSTSQKNGEHGFFASGFAHSEAEGEDPFGESRRIACKKCNNFHVWIQTKKSKSRARWCQDCKDFHQTKDGDGWVEQSSQPFFFGLLQKVDAPTAYVCADGKIYDATEWYICQGMRCPANTHKPSFHVNTSVTAKHNTSKGSSSGQRSGRMPTSNMEETMTEEEFFEWFQNAVQAGVFDNFNGGTAAESPSPKSSGNGNGSNSGNKRKKKGKKQW, encoded by the exons ATGGCTCGCAAAGGTAATCAACAGAGGAATGGAGTGGATCGTCATGCATCAAACCACAAGAAAAAGGTTTCAGATTCAGGGCATGCAATTCCTGATATGAAAGGACGAGGGAAAATGAATGAGTCAAAGGTTTTACCTGGAGAGGAAATCCCAAATGGCTATCGGCCATGTAGTCTTTCTTCAGATAATGTGAAAAGAAAAAACAATGTTGGAGATGATAACAAAACTAAGCAAACCTCTGGAAAATTTCAGGGAAAAGAGAAACAAGGAATAGATCAACCGCAAGATCTAGGGCAGTCAGTGTCTCATAGTGACAATTCAGGGGATTGCAGTAGTTGTTCTGTTGAAAATGCTGACATAAGTAAAGACAATGGAACATTACCTGGCTGGGACAGCGGTGTAAAACATGCAAAAAATGGATTGAACTACTTGTTTAATGGCTTGCATCTAAAAACTATGATGGAAAATGTGGATTTTTCAGGCAATGTAGCATTTAGAAACTTGAGGGCATCAACTTTGTCCATTTTGAAGGTGGCAGGTGATTGGCTGGAGAGGCATAGGCCGTTGTTTGCTAGAGTAACAACCAACATGCACAATGCTCGTGATTATGTTAAACTGAAGGCTGAGCGAGCATATCCTGTTGTCTTGAAATGGCTCATTCATTTTAGGAACATAATGCTTCTTTTGGCAATGATTTGGTTGGACTGCACTTTTAGAGGCATTGATTCCTTTATGCGGCTAGGGACAGCAACCTTTTTTTCAGCTATATGGTGTAGCATCATATCAGTAATTGTTATGGTTGGGATGTCCAAGTTTCTTATTGCCCTG GCCATAGCTGCATTTGTGGGAGTTTTCATTGGTCTCACCCTTGGACTTTTGGTAGTTGCCATTTCTGGAACTGTTTTCCTATGGCTTTATGGAAGCTTCTGGACAACAATATTTGTCATTATCATTGGAG GGTTGGCATTCATGTTGAGCCATGAACGCCTTGCATTATTGATCACCACTGTGTATTCTGTATATTGTGCATGGACATATGTTGGATGGCTTGGCTTAATTTTGGCATTGTATTTATCTTTTATCTCAAGTGACGTTCTGATATTCTTCCTGAAGAATAACATTAACCAGCGCAGATCCAGTAGATCCCCTGAACAATCTGCAGGAGTGGAAGGTCAACCAGGCTTCTTCAATAGTGAGTCCTTTCATTCTTCTTTCTCTGAAACTAGCCCAGGGTTATCATCAGATCGTAGCCCTGGAGTTCCCTCAACCAGTGGGGCAGATGCTGAGTTGACTTCTGAAGAAGAAGTTATACGGTTGTTGAACTGTACTGATCACTATTCGGTGCTGGGTTTGTCCCGTTATGAGAATGTGGATGTTTCTTTACTGAAGAGGGAGTATAGAAAAAAG GCGATGTTGGTTCATCCTGACAAGAATATGGGCAATGAGAAGGCTGCGGAAGCATTTAAGAAACTTCAAAATGCGTATGAG GTTTTGCTTGATTCCTTGAAGCGAAAAGCTTATGATGATGAATTAAGGAGGGAAGAGTTGCTGAACTATTTCCGTAAAAGCACTTCTCAGAAG AATGGAGAGCACGGTTTCTTTGCCTCTGGATTTGCTCATTCAGAGGCTGAAGGTGAAGACCCTTTTGGAGAATCAAGGCGCATAGCTTGCAAAAAGTGCAACAATTTTCATGTATGGATACAGACAAAGAAGTCAAAATCTCGAGCAAGATGGTGCCag GATTGCAAAGACTTTCACCAGACAAAAGATGGGGATGGATGGGTTGAACAATCTTCTCAACCATTCTTTTTTGGATTATTGCAGAAG GTTGATGCTCCCACTGCATATGTTTGTGCAGATGGCAAGATATATGATGCTACCGAATGGTATATTTGCCAG GGAATGAGATGTCCAGCCAACACTCACAAACCAAGCTTCCATGTGAACACTAGTGTTACTGCCAAGCACAATACTTCCAAGGGATCTAGTTCAGGACAAAGAAGTGGTCGGATGCCAACATCGAACATGGAAGAGACCATGACAGAGGAAGAATTCTTTGAGTGGTTTCAGAATGCTGTGCAAGCAGGTGTATTTGACAATTTCAATGGCGGCACTGCTGCGGAGAGCCCATCTCCGAAGAGCAGTGGAAATGGTAATGGTAGTAACAGTGGTaacaagaggaagaaaaagggcaAAAAGCAATGGTGA
- the LOC110673004 gene encoding uncharacterized protein LOC110673004 isoform X2 yields the protein MKGRGKMNESKVLPGEEIPNGYRPCSLSSDNVKRKNNVGDDNKTKQTSGKFQGKEKQGIDQPQDLGQSVSHSDNSGDCSSCSVENADISKDNGTLPGWDSGVKHAKNGLNYLFNGLHLKTMMENVDFSGNVAFRNLRASTLSILKVAGDWLERHRPLFARVTTNMHNARDYVKLKAERAYPVVLKWLIHFRNIMLLLAMIWLDCTFRGIDSFMRLGTATFFSAIWCSIISVIVMVGMSKFLIALAIAAFVGVFIGLTLGLLVVAISGTVFLWLYGSFWTTIFVIIIGGLAFMLSHERLALLITTVYSVYCAWTYVGWLGLILALYLSFISSDVLIFFLKNNINQRRSSRSPEQSAGVEGQPGFFNSESFHSSFSETSPGLSSDRSPGVPSTSGADAELTSEEEVIRLLNCTDHYSVLGLSRYENVDVSLLKREYRKKAMLVHPDKNMGNEKAAEAFKKLQNAYEVLLDSLKRKAYDDELRREELLNYFRKSTSQKNGEHGFFASGFAHSEAEGEDPFGESRRIACKKCNNFHVWIQTKKSKSRARWCQDCKDFHQTKDGDGWVEQSSQPFFFGLLQKVDAPTAYVCADGKIYDATEWYICQGMRCPANTHKPSFHVNTSVTAKHNTSKGSSSGQRSGRMPTSNMEETMTEEEFFEWFQNAVQAGVFDNFNGGTAAESPSPKSSGNGNGSNSGNKRKKKGKKQW from the exons ATGAAAGGACGAGGGAAAATGAATGAGTCAAAGGTTTTACCTGGAGAGGAAATCCCAAATGGCTATCGGCCATGTAGTCTTTCTTCAGATAATGTGAAAAGAAAAAACAATGTTGGAGATGATAACAAAACTAAGCAAACCTCTGGAAAATTTCAGGGAAAAGAGAAACAAGGAATAGATCAACCGCAAGATCTAGGGCAGTCAGTGTCTCATAGTGACAATTCAGGGGATTGCAGTAGTTGTTCTGTTGAAAATGCTGACATAAGTAAAGACAATGGAACATTACCTGGCTGGGACAGCGGTGTAAAACATGCAAAAAATGGATTGAACTACTTGTTTAATGGCTTGCATCTAAAAACTATGATGGAAAATGTGGATTTTTCAGGCAATGTAGCATTTAGAAACTTGAGGGCATCAACTTTGTCCATTTTGAAGGTGGCAGGTGATTGGCTGGAGAGGCATAGGCCGTTGTTTGCTAGAGTAACAACCAACATGCACAATGCTCGTGATTATGTTAAACTGAAGGCTGAGCGAGCATATCCTGTTGTCTTGAAATGGCTCATTCATTTTAGGAACATAATGCTTCTTTTGGCAATGATTTGGTTGGACTGCACTTTTAGAGGCATTGATTCCTTTATGCGGCTAGGGACAGCAACCTTTTTTTCAGCTATATGGTGTAGCATCATATCAGTAATTGTTATGGTTGGGATGTCCAAGTTTCTTATTGCCCTG GCCATAGCTGCATTTGTGGGAGTTTTCATTGGTCTCACCCTTGGACTTTTGGTAGTTGCCATTTCTGGAACTGTTTTCCTATGGCTTTATGGAAGCTTCTGGACAACAATATTTGTCATTATCATTGGAG GGTTGGCATTCATGTTGAGCCATGAACGCCTTGCATTATTGATCACCACTGTGTATTCTGTATATTGTGCATGGACATATGTTGGATGGCTTGGCTTAATTTTGGCATTGTATTTATCTTTTATCTCAAGTGACGTTCTGATATTCTTCCTGAAGAATAACATTAACCAGCGCAGATCCAGTAGATCCCCTGAACAATCTGCAGGAGTGGAAGGTCAACCAGGCTTCTTCAATAGTGAGTCCTTTCATTCTTCTTTCTCTGAAACTAGCCCAGGGTTATCATCAGATCGTAGCCCTGGAGTTCCCTCAACCAGTGGGGCAGATGCTGAGTTGACTTCTGAAGAAGAAGTTATACGGTTGTTGAACTGTACTGATCACTATTCGGTGCTGGGTTTGTCCCGTTATGAGAATGTGGATGTTTCTTTACTGAAGAGGGAGTATAGAAAAAAG GCGATGTTGGTTCATCCTGACAAGAATATGGGCAATGAGAAGGCTGCGGAAGCATTTAAGAAACTTCAAAATGCGTATGAG GTTTTGCTTGATTCCTTGAAGCGAAAAGCTTATGATGATGAATTAAGGAGGGAAGAGTTGCTGAACTATTTCCGTAAAAGCACTTCTCAGAAG AATGGAGAGCACGGTTTCTTTGCCTCTGGATTTGCTCATTCAGAGGCTGAAGGTGAAGACCCTTTTGGAGAATCAAGGCGCATAGCTTGCAAAAAGTGCAACAATTTTCATGTATGGATACAGACAAAGAAGTCAAAATCTCGAGCAAGATGGTGCCag GATTGCAAAGACTTTCACCAGACAAAAGATGGGGATGGATGGGTTGAACAATCTTCTCAACCATTCTTTTTTGGATTATTGCAGAAG GTTGATGCTCCCACTGCATATGTTTGTGCAGATGGCAAGATATATGATGCTACCGAATGGTATATTTGCCAG GGAATGAGATGTCCAGCCAACACTCACAAACCAAGCTTCCATGTGAACACTAGTGTTACTGCCAAGCACAATACTTCCAAGGGATCTAGTTCAGGACAAAGAAGTGGTCGGATGCCAACATCGAACATGGAAGAGACCATGACAGAGGAAGAATTCTTTGAGTGGTTTCAGAATGCTGTGCAAGCAGGTGTATTTGACAATTTCAATGGCGGCACTGCTGCGGAGAGCCCATCTCCGAAGAGCAGTGGAAATGGTAATGGTAGTAACAGTGGTaacaagaggaagaaaaagggcaAAAAGCAATGGTGA